Proteins encoded in a region of the Microbacterium neungamense genome:
- a CDS encoding TrmH family RNA methyltransferase: protein MHVVRLTDPGDPRLDDYRALTDMALRRVHEPAGGLYIAESMKVIERALSAGHVPRSVLIQEKWLGQVTSLVGALDIPVLVVPDTVAEQVTGFAVHRGALAAMHRPALPTVADVVRDARLVVVLEDIVDHTNVGAAFRAAAGLGADAVLVSPRCGDPLYRRSVRVSMGTVFQVPWTRIGDWPDAADEMRRLGFELAALALREDAVPLDAYAAARPARVALMLGTEGDGLSPAALDAADRIVTIPMTGGVDSLNVASAAAVALWALTH from the coding sequence ATGCATGTCGTGCGCCTCACCGATCCGGGCGATCCCCGTCTCGACGACTACCGCGCTCTGACCGACATGGCGCTGCGCCGCGTGCACGAGCCGGCCGGAGGCCTCTACATCGCGGAGTCCATGAAGGTGATCGAGCGCGCGCTCAGCGCCGGGCACGTCCCGCGCTCCGTCCTCATCCAGGAGAAGTGGCTCGGACAGGTCACGAGCCTCGTCGGCGCCCTCGACATCCCCGTCCTCGTCGTCCCGGACACGGTCGCCGAGCAGGTCACCGGCTTCGCGGTGCACCGCGGCGCGCTGGCGGCCATGCACCGGCCCGCCCTTCCGACCGTCGCCGACGTCGTGCGCGATGCCCGGCTCGTCGTCGTGCTCGAGGACATCGTCGACCACACCAACGTCGGCGCCGCCTTCCGCGCCGCGGCCGGCCTCGGTGCCGACGCCGTGCTGGTGTCCCCGCGGTGCGGCGACCCGCTGTACCGGCGCAGCGTCCGCGTGAGCATGGGCACCGTGTTCCAGGTGCCGTGGACGCGGATCGGCGACTGGCCGGATGCCGCCGACGAGATGCGCCGGCTCGGCTTCGAGCTCGCCGCCCTCGCCCTCCGGGAGGACGCCGTCCCGCTCGACGCCTACGCCGCCGCGCGACCGGCACGCGTCGCCCTGATGCTCGGCACGGAAGGGGACGGGCTGTCACCCGCCGCGCTGGACGCGGCGGACCGGATCGTGACGATCCCGATGACCGGCGGGGTGGACTCCCTCAACGTGGCATCCGCGGCCGCCGTCGCCCTCTGGGCCCTGACCCACTGA
- a CDS encoding Sir2 family NAD-dependent protein deacetylase: MTESTMVGSPAAAAERGATSRLPARTRSCRPRLGQVRTSEQQQAPEDLVAQAADVLRGRRIAVLTGAGISTDSGIPAYRGAGARTRGTPMTIQTYLADESARRRYWVGGHLGWRAFTSTEPNGGHLALAAMERAGAVTGVVTQNVDGLHLRAGSTRVVEIHGTMRRVLCLDCGQVFDRRDVAARLEELNPWITVPESIVLNPDGDVSPESTAGFVIPPCTVCGGMLKPDVVFFGEYVPADRFRATESLLRGSDALLVAGTSLAVNSGVRVIERARRRGIPLVIVNREPTRADAWADVVVPGGTTEVLGGLARMLGAGALRPLT, translated from the coding sequence ATGACGGAATCGACGATGGTCGGCAGCCCCGCGGCCGCGGCGGAACGGGGCGCCACATCCCGGCTCCCGGCCCGCACCCGCTCCTGCCGACCTAGACTCGGGCAGGTGCGGACGAGCGAGCAGCAGCAGGCGCCGGAGGACCTGGTCGCGCAGGCGGCCGATGTCCTCCGCGGTCGCAGGATCGCCGTGCTCACGGGCGCCGGCATCTCCACCGACTCCGGCATCCCCGCCTACCGCGGCGCCGGGGCGCGGACGCGCGGGACCCCGATGACGATCCAGACGTACCTGGCCGACGAGTCCGCCCGCCGCCGCTATTGGGTGGGCGGGCACCTCGGCTGGCGGGCGTTCACCTCCACGGAGCCCAACGGCGGCCATCTGGCGCTCGCCGCGATGGAACGCGCCGGCGCGGTCACCGGGGTCGTCACCCAGAACGTGGACGGGCTGCACCTGCGCGCCGGGAGCACCCGCGTCGTGGAGATCCACGGAACGATGCGGAGGGTCCTCTGCCTGGACTGCGGTCAGGTTTTCGACCGTCGCGACGTCGCCGCCCGCCTGGAGGAGCTCAACCCGTGGATCACCGTCCCGGAGAGCATCGTCCTCAATCCGGACGGCGACGTCTCCCCCGAGAGCACGGCGGGGTTCGTGATCCCGCCGTGCACGGTGTGCGGCGGGATGCTGAAACCGGACGTGGTGTTCTTCGGCGAGTACGTCCCGGCCGACCGCTTCCGCGCCACCGAATCGCTGCTGCGCGGCTCCGACGCGCTGCTCGTGGCCGGCACCTCGCTCGCGGTGAACTCCGGCGTGCGCGTGATCGAGCGGGCGCGCCGGCGCGGCATCCCCCTGGTCATCGTGAATCGCGAGCCGACGCGGGCGGATGCCTGGGCGGACGTCGTCGTGCCGGGCGGCACCACCGAGGTGCTCGGCGGCCTGGCCCGGATGCTCGGCGCGGGGGCTCTCAGGCCGCTCACGTAG
- a CDS encoding acetyl/propionyl/methylcrotonyl-CoA carboxylase subunit alpha has product MFQTVLVANRGEIARRVIRTLRRLGIRSVAVYSDADADAPHVREADAAVRIGGPAASDSYLRVDAIVDAARRTGADAVHPGYGFLSESMALASACAEAGVVFIGPDAEALEVMGDKARARDHVARNGVPVVPGFSAAGMGEEEIRRRAAEVGYPLLVKPSAGGGGKGMEIVRDGDGLAAALASARRVAAAAFGDDTLVLERLIRRPRHIEVQVFGDRYGTVRALGERECTLQRRHQKVIEEAPAANLPDPVRQLLFEAAVRAAESVHYVGAGTVEFLVDADAVDEVFFIEMNTRLQVEHPVTEEVTGLDLVALQLQVAAGEALPEAPPVRGHAIEARVYAESPERGFLPQTGTVLLFDAPAGVRVDAAIETGSAVTGFYDPMIAKVVAAGPDRETALRRLDAALADTVVLGVETNIAFLRALCQDERVRAGDLDTGLIETLLPFRTGAPGERMLAAAASVARSAAGAGAAADSAGPSGAGPSGVGPLWRELRGWRLGERAPEPAVAFLTDDDETLEAPDAGSGTPALPAAVDEDGAVWVAEEGRTVRLRPLSRRARMERRLAERLPATGPRQPEGRAPMPGSVVAVHVPDGARVRAGDPLVSIEAMKMEHPVLAPHDGTVHLLVALGDQVRRDQPVARVSEEETA; this is encoded by the coding sequence ATGTTCCAGACCGTGCTCGTCGCCAACCGGGGCGAGATCGCCCGCCGCGTGATCCGGACGCTGCGCCGTCTCGGCATCCGCAGCGTGGCCGTGTACAGCGACGCCGACGCCGATGCCCCGCACGTGCGCGAGGCGGATGCGGCGGTGCGGATCGGCGGCCCCGCGGCATCCGACTCGTACCTGCGGGTCGACGCGATCGTGGATGCGGCGCGGCGCACGGGGGCCGACGCCGTCCACCCCGGATACGGCTTCCTGTCCGAGAGCATGGCGCTGGCCTCCGCGTGCGCCGAGGCGGGCGTCGTCTTCATCGGACCGGATGCCGAGGCCCTCGAGGTCATGGGGGACAAGGCGAGGGCGCGCGACCACGTGGCGCGGAACGGCGTCCCGGTGGTGCCAGGCTTCAGCGCCGCGGGCATGGGCGAGGAGGAGATCCGGCGGCGGGCGGCCGAGGTCGGCTACCCGCTGCTCGTCAAGCCCAGCGCCGGAGGCGGGGGCAAGGGTATGGAGATCGTCCGCGACGGCGACGGGCTCGCCGCGGCCCTGGCCTCCGCGCGGCGCGTCGCCGCGGCCGCGTTCGGCGACGACACCCTGGTGCTGGAGCGGCTGATCCGGCGCCCGCGGCACATCGAGGTGCAGGTGTTCGGGGACCGGTACGGCACCGTGCGGGCGCTGGGGGAGCGGGAGTGCACCCTGCAGCGCCGGCACCAGAAGGTGATCGAGGAGGCGCCGGCCGCGAACCTGCCCGACCCCGTGCGGCAGCTCCTGTTCGAGGCCGCCGTGCGCGCCGCGGAGAGCGTGCACTACGTGGGTGCCGGCACGGTCGAGTTCCTCGTGGATGCGGATGCCGTGGACGAGGTGTTCTTCATCGAGATGAACACCCGGCTGCAGGTGGAGCACCCGGTCACCGAGGAGGTCACCGGCCTCGACCTCGTCGCGCTGCAGCTGCAGGTCGCGGCGGGGGAGGCGCTGCCCGAGGCGCCGCCGGTGCGCGGTCACGCGATCGAGGCGCGCGTGTACGCGGAGTCGCCGGAGCGCGGCTTCCTGCCGCAGACGGGCACCGTGCTGCTCTTCGACGCGCCGGCCGGGGTGCGCGTGGATGCCGCGATCGAGACCGGTTCGGCGGTGACCGGGTTCTACGACCCGATGATCGCGAAGGTCGTCGCCGCCGGCCCCGACCGCGAGACGGCGCTGCGCCGGCTGGACGCCGCCCTCGCCGACACCGTCGTGCTCGGGGTGGAGACGAACATCGCCTTCCTGCGCGCGCTCTGCCAGGACGAGCGGGTGCGCGCCGGCGATCTGGACACCGGCCTCATCGAGACGCTCCTGCCGTTCCGCACGGGTGCGCCGGGCGAGCGGATGCTGGCCGCCGCGGCATCCGTCGCCCGATCCGCCGCCGGGGCGGGCGCCGCTGCGGACTCGGCGGGGCCGTCGGGGGCGGGGCCGTCCGGGGTGGGCCCGCTGTGGCGCGAGCTGCGCGGCTGGCGCCTCGGCGAGCGTGCGCCGGAGCCGGCCGTCGCCTTCCTCACCGACGACGACGAGACCCTCGAGGCGCCGGATGCGGGAAGCGGGACGCCGGCGCTGCCGGCGGCCGTCGACGAGGACGGTGCGGTCTGGGTCGCGGAGGAGGGCAGGACCGTGCGGCTGCGGCCGCTGAGCCGGCGCGCCCGCATGGAGCGGCGGCTCGCCGAGCGACTGCCGGCCACCGGGCCGCGCCAGCCGGAGGGCCGTGCGCCCATGCCCGGCAGCGTCGTCGCCGTGCACGTGCCGGACGGTGCGCGGGTGCGCGCCGGCGACCCGCTCGTCTCGATCGAGGCGATGAAGATGGAGCATCCGGTGCTCGCGCCGCACGACGGCACGGTGCACCTCCTGGTCGCGCTCGGCGACCAGGTGCGGCGCGACCAACCCGTCGCCCGCGTGAGCGAGGAGGAGACAGCATGA
- a CDS encoding SGNH/GDSL hydrolase family protein yields MPDQDSARTPHRDNEGTHPWRRFVAIGDSFTEGIGDPDPNVPGGHRGWADRVAEVLAQDADDFAYANLAVRGKLIAQIVADQIEPAVALRPDLISICAGGNDVIRVGTDPDEIAQQLEDAVARLASTGAAVVLFTGIDTGFTPVFRPFRGKVAIYNENVRAIADRHDCIVADQWALKVVQDPRFFADDRLHYNALGHHEVARMVLRALNVPNELQAMQPDPVPVKTWRQARAEDISWAREHLVPWVLRRLRHQSSGDNVTPKRPDAAPVAFLDAE; encoded by the coding sequence ATGCCCGATCAGGACTCGGCCCGCACCCCGCACCGCGACAACGAGGGCACGCATCCCTGGCGGCGGTTCGTCGCGATCGGCGACTCGTTCACGGAGGGGATCGGCGACCCGGACCCGAACGTGCCGGGCGGGCACCGCGGGTGGGCCGACCGCGTCGCCGAGGTGCTGGCGCAGGACGCGGACGACTTCGCCTACGCGAATCTGGCCGTGCGCGGCAAGCTCATCGCGCAGATCGTCGCCGACCAGATCGAGCCCGCTGTCGCCCTGAGGCCGGATCTGATCTCGATCTGCGCGGGCGGCAACGACGTCATCCGCGTCGGCACGGATCCGGACGAGATCGCGCAGCAGCTGGAGGACGCCGTCGCAAGGCTCGCCTCGACGGGGGCGGCCGTCGTCCTCTTCACCGGGATCGACACCGGCTTCACGCCGGTGTTCCGGCCGTTCCGCGGCAAAGTCGCGATCTACAACGAGAACGTGCGGGCGATCGCCGATCGTCACGACTGCATCGTGGCCGACCAGTGGGCGCTGAAGGTGGTGCAGGACCCGCGGTTCTTCGCCGACGACCGGCTCCACTACAACGCGCTCGGGCATCACGAGGTGGCGCGGATGGTGCTGCGGGCACTGAACGTCCCGAACGAGCTGCAGGCCATGCAGCCCGACCCGGTACCGGTGAAGACCTGGCGCCAGGCTCGTGCGGAGGACATCAGCTGGGCTCGGGAGCACCTGGTGCCGTGGGTGCTGCGACGGCTGCGCCACCAGTCCTCGGGGGACAACGTCACGCCGAAGCGGCCGGATGCCGCGCCGGTCGCGTTCCTGGACGCGGAGTAG
- a CDS encoding HNH endonuclease signature motif containing protein gives MNKELLDVSADKAAALERLVCSVGEIEGVLTRLQAMRDGFLAVGAQLAVEIAAEAEHPDGGDMSIRSLTAELGALLRVSDRTVQRRMSDASALVTLFPSVWEAQGEGRINAGHARVIADAGSGLTEASDRAAFAALALEVAEHESPNRLRKIAARLAERFQPRSIEERHREQRARRGVWVKDGADGCAELGMSGPAALVHGMFDRLTRMAQTVKAENARAARDLARAAGEDPERELRASDDRTLGQLRADLLADLVLTGTPAGHDTPEGLLAGITAQVEITVPAMTLMGCDLTAVRAAAGAFLAGTGRAPVSAGVGSSVWTGGRLPPAMLNGRSPIDLRTARMLAGAASGWDRVLTDPFTGAMLAVDRYRPGADLKRHLKARDQRCRFVACGYPARLCDLDHHQDAALGGATRADNLGDFCRRHHVLKHCAPWHVRQLPGGLMEWTSPTGRIYIDQPPPQNTVTFTPPDAPGGVSRTPDLWGPLEQRQTALAPF, from the coding sequence ATGAACAAAGAGCTGCTGGATGTGAGTGCCGACAAGGCCGCGGCGCTGGAGCGGCTGGTGTGCTCGGTCGGCGAGATCGAGGGGGTGCTGACCCGCCTGCAGGCGATGCGCGACGGGTTCCTCGCGGTGGGCGCGCAGCTCGCGGTCGAGATCGCGGCGGAGGCGGAGCACCCCGATGGCGGGGACATGTCGATCCGGTCGCTGACGGCGGAGCTGGGCGCGCTGCTGCGGGTCAGCGACCGGACCGTGCAGCGGCGGATGTCGGATGCCTCGGCGCTGGTGACCCTGTTCCCGTCGGTGTGGGAAGCGCAGGGGGAGGGGCGGATCAACGCCGGGCACGCACGGGTGATCGCCGATGCCGGGTCGGGGCTGACGGAGGCGAGCGATCGGGCGGCGTTCGCCGCGCTGGCGTTGGAGGTCGCGGAGCACGAGTCGCCGAACCGGCTGCGCAAGATCGCAGCGCGCCTGGCCGAGCGGTTCCAGCCGCGGTCGATCGAGGAGCGGCATCGGGAGCAGCGGGCGCGGCGGGGCGTGTGGGTCAAGGACGGTGCGGACGGGTGCGCCGAACTGGGGATGTCCGGCCCGGCGGCGCTCGTGCACGGCATGTTCGACCGGCTCACCCGCATGGCGCAGACCGTCAAGGCGGAGAACGCCCGCGCCGCCCGCGACCTCGCCCGCGCCGCTGGGGAGGATCCGGAGCGGGAGCTGCGCGCCTCCGATGACCGGACGCTGGGGCAGTTGCGGGCGGATCTGCTCGCCGATCTCGTGCTCACCGGCACCCCGGCCGGGCACGACACCCCGGAGGGATTGCTTGCAGGCATCACCGCGCAGGTGGAGATCACCGTCCCCGCGATGACGCTGATGGGCTGCGACCTCACGGCCGTCCGAGCGGCTGCCGGCGCCTTCCTCGCCGGCACGGGCCGCGCACCGGTGTCGGCGGGCGTCGGGTCGAGCGTGTGGACCGGGGGCCGATTGCCGCCGGCGATGCTGAACGGCCGCTCGCCGATCGATCTGCGTACCGCGCGGATGCTCGCCGGCGCGGCCTCCGGGTGGGACCGGGTGCTCACCGACCCGTTCACCGGGGCGATGCTCGCGGTGGATCGGTACCGGCCCGGCGCAGACCTGAAACGGCATCTGAAGGCCCGCGATCAGCGCTGCCGGTTCGTCGCCTGCGGCTACCCGGCGCGCCTGTGCGACCTGGACCATCATCAGGACGCCGCCCTCGGCGGGGCCACTCGCGCCGACAATCTCGGCGACTTCTGCCGACGGCACCACGTGCTCAAACACTGCGCGCCCTGGCATGTGCGGCAGCTGCCCGGCGGACTGATGGAATGGACCAGCCCCACCGGCCGCATCTACATCGACCAGCCGCCACCCCAGAACACCGTCACCTTCACCCCGCCGGACGCTCCCGGGGGCGTCTCTCGCACGCCTGATCTCTGGGGTCCGCTCGAGCAACGGCAAACAGCGCTCGCCCCCTTCTGA
- a CDS encoding HpcH/HpaI aldolase/citrate lyase family protein — protein sequence MSFDLGPALLFCPADRPERFAGALAKADAVILDLEDAVLPGAKASARESIVAADLDPTRVIVRVNPAGSADFDADLAAVARTPFRTVMTAKTEDAGALDVFGEDYRVLALCETARGVRAADTIAAHPRVAGLMWGAEDLVASLGGTASRFADGRYRDVARVARAQVLLAAGAHGKAAIDAVHLDIDDEDGLAAEAADAVASGFRATACIHPRQVPIIRAAYRPDEDTLAWARAVLAAAEGERGVFRFQGRMIDEPVLRHARSLLARA from the coding sequence ATGTCCTTCGATCTCGGTCCCGCGCTGCTGTTCTGCCCCGCCGACCGTCCGGAGCGCTTCGCCGGAGCGCTGGCGAAGGCGGATGCCGTCATCCTCGATCTGGAGGATGCGGTGCTGCCCGGCGCGAAGGCGAGCGCCCGCGAGAGCATCGTCGCGGCCGACCTGGACCCGACCCGCGTGATCGTGCGGGTGAACCCGGCCGGCTCGGCGGATTTCGACGCCGACCTCGCGGCGGTCGCACGCACCCCGTTCCGGACGGTGATGACCGCGAAGACGGAGGATGCCGGGGCGCTCGACGTCTTCGGGGAGGACTATCGCGTGCTCGCGCTGTGCGAGACCGCTCGAGGAGTGCGAGCGGCCGATACCATCGCCGCGCATCCGCGGGTCGCCGGGCTGATGTGGGGCGCGGAGGACCTGGTCGCCTCTCTCGGCGGCACCGCCAGTCGCTTCGCGGACGGACGCTACCGCGACGTGGCGCGTGTCGCCCGCGCCCAGGTGCTGCTCGCCGCCGGGGCTCACGGCAAGGCCGCCATCGACGCCGTGCACCTGGACATCGACGACGAGGACGGGCTGGCCGCCGAGGCGGCGGATGCGGTGGCATCCGGCTTCCGGGCGACCGCGTGCATCCACCCGCGGCAGGTGCCGATCATCCGCGCCGCCTACCGGCCCGACGAGGACACGCTGGCGTGGGCGCGCGCCGTGCTCGCCGCCGCCGAGGGGGAGCGGGGCGTGTTCCGCTTCCAGGGCCGCATGATCGACGAGCCGGTGCTGCGGCACGCTCGATCGCTGCTGGCCCGCGCGTGA
- a CDS encoding carboxyl transferase domain-containing protein, which translates to MPFTQQELAAQLHERLAEAARGGPEASRERHVARGKLLPRDRVTRLLDEGSPFLEVAPLAAHGLYGGEAPGAGVIAGIGLVHGRHVMVVCNDPTVKGGTYFPLTVKKHLRAQEIALENRLPCLYLVDSGGAFLPKQDEVFPDRDHFGRIFFNQARMSAAGIPQLAAVLGSCTAGGAYVPAMSDETVIVRGQGTIFLGGPPLVKAAIGEVVSAEELGGGELHARRSGVVDHLAEDDEHALEILRDIVATLPPPAAPAWEVQPSRPPAVQGSLYDVVPVDVNAAYDVREVIGRLVDAESVREFKAEYGTTLVTAFARLHGHPVGIIANNGVLFSESALKGAHFIELCDQRGIPLLFLQNITGFMVGTDAEAGGIAKDGAKMVTAVATTRVPKLTVIIGGSFGAGNYSMCGRAYSPRFLWSWPASRISVMGGAQAASVLATVKEDQLTARGESWTAEERAAFEDPIRAQYEEQGEPYYATARLWDDGIVDPDRTRDLLGLALDVVSRSPLRGAEPVEAPRFGVFRM; encoded by the coding sequence ATGCCGTTCACCCAGCAGGAGCTCGCCGCGCAGCTGCACGAACGCCTCGCCGAAGCCGCCCGCGGCGGACCCGAGGCCTCCCGCGAGCGCCACGTCGCACGCGGCAAGCTGCTGCCGCGCGATCGCGTCACCCGTCTGCTCGACGAGGGCAGCCCGTTCCTGGAGGTCGCTCCGCTCGCCGCGCACGGTCTGTACGGCGGCGAGGCCCCCGGCGCGGGCGTGATCGCCGGGATCGGACTGGTGCACGGCCGGCACGTCATGGTGGTGTGCAACGACCCCACGGTCAAGGGCGGCACCTACTTCCCGCTCACCGTGAAGAAGCACCTCCGCGCCCAGGAGATCGCCCTGGAGAACCGGCTCCCGTGCCTCTACCTCGTCGACTCCGGCGGGGCGTTCCTGCCCAAGCAGGACGAGGTGTTCCCCGACCGCGACCACTTCGGGCGCATCTTCTTCAACCAGGCGCGGATGTCGGCCGCGGGCATCCCGCAGCTCGCCGCCGTGCTGGGGTCATGCACCGCCGGCGGTGCATACGTGCCGGCGATGAGCGACGAGACGGTCATCGTCCGAGGCCAGGGCACGATCTTCCTGGGGGGCCCGCCGCTGGTGAAGGCGGCGATCGGCGAGGTGGTCAGCGCCGAGGAGCTGGGCGGCGGCGAGCTGCACGCCCGGCGCTCCGGCGTCGTGGACCACCTGGCCGAGGACGACGAGCACGCCCTGGAGATCCTGCGCGACATCGTGGCGACCCTGCCGCCGCCCGCGGCGCCGGCCTGGGAGGTGCAGCCGTCCCGTCCGCCGGCGGTGCAGGGGAGCCTGTACGACGTGGTGCCGGTCGACGTCAACGCCGCCTACGACGTGCGCGAGGTGATCGGCCGGCTCGTCGACGCCGAATCGGTCCGCGAGTTCAAGGCCGAGTACGGGACCACGCTGGTCACCGCGTTCGCCCGGCTGCACGGGCATCCGGTCGGCATCATCGCCAACAACGGCGTGCTGTTCAGCGAATCCGCGCTCAAAGGCGCGCACTTCATCGAGCTGTGCGATCAGCGCGGCATCCCGCTGCTGTTCCTGCAGAACATCACCGGCTTCATGGTGGGCACGGACGCCGAGGCAGGCGGCATCGCCAAGGACGGCGCGAAGATGGTCACCGCGGTGGCCACCACACGGGTGCCCAAGCTCACCGTGATCATCGGCGGCTCGTTCGGCGCCGGCAACTACTCCATGTGCGGGCGGGCGTACTCGCCGCGGTTCCTGTGGAGCTGGCCGGCCAGCCGCATCTCGGTGATGGGCGGCGCGCAGGCGGCATCCGTCCTCGCCACCGTGAAGGAGGACCAGCTCACCGCCCGCGGCGAGTCGTGGACGGCAGAGGAGCGCGCCGCCTTCGAGGACCCGATCCGCGCCCAGTACGAGGAGCAGGGCGAACCGTACTACGCGACCGCGAGGCTCTGGGACGACGGCATCGTCGACCCCGACCGCACCCGGGACCTGCTCGGCCTCGCCCTCGACGTCGTCTCCCGCAGCCCGCTACGGGGTGCCGAGCCCGTCGAAGCGCCGCGCTTCGGCGTCTTCCGGATGTGA
- a CDS encoding acyl-CoA dehydrogenase family protein → MTEDLNDEERELAAMVRDFAEQVVAPQAYEADRSHALNMEVVRQMGELGLFGLPFSEEYGGQGGDYLALGIAIEALARVDQSIAITLEAAVSLGAMPVYRFGSEQQKQEHLPALLAGEALAGFGLTEPEAGSDAGATRTTARLEGDEWVIDGSKQFITNSGTPITRFVTVTAVTDQTPDGRKEISTIIVPNGTPGFTVEPGYDKVGWRASDTHPLTLQGARVPAGNLLGERGAGFRNFLSILDEGRIAIAALATGAAEGCLEAAVDYAQKRTVFGAALSTRQNAQFTLARMRARVHTARLAWHHAARLRDAGRPFAEAAAIAKLVSGEAAMDNARDATQIFGGNGFMNEYPVARHYRDSKILEIGEGTTEVQLLVIARALGLAG, encoded by the coding sequence ATGACCGAGGACCTCAACGACGAGGAGCGCGAGCTCGCGGCGATGGTGCGCGACTTCGCCGAACAGGTGGTCGCCCCCCAGGCGTACGAGGCGGACCGCAGCCACGCCCTGAACATGGAGGTGGTGCGGCAGATGGGGGAGCTGGGCCTGTTCGGCCTGCCGTTCTCCGAGGAGTACGGCGGACAGGGCGGCGACTACCTCGCCCTCGGCATCGCGATCGAGGCGCTCGCCCGGGTCGACCAGTCCATCGCGATCACGCTGGAGGCGGCGGTCAGCCTCGGGGCGATGCCGGTGTACCGGTTCGGATCGGAGCAGCAGAAGCAGGAGCACCTCCCGGCGCTGCTCGCCGGCGAGGCGCTGGCCGGCTTCGGCCTCACCGAGCCCGAGGCCGGCAGCGACGCCGGAGCCACCCGCACCACGGCCCGCCTGGAAGGCGACGAGTGGGTGATCGACGGCAGCAAGCAGTTCATCACGAACTCCGGGACGCCGATCACGCGCTTCGTCACGGTCACCGCCGTCACGGATCAGACCCCCGACGGGCGCAAGGAGATCTCCACGATCATCGTGCCGAACGGCACGCCCGGTTTCACCGTCGAACCCGGATACGACAAGGTCGGCTGGCGGGCATCCGACACGCATCCGCTCACCCTGCAGGGCGCGCGGGTTCCCGCCGGCAACCTGCTCGGGGAGCGCGGCGCCGGCTTCCGCAACTTCCTCAGCATCCTCGACGAGGGCCGCATCGCGATCGCCGCTCTCGCGACCGGAGCGGCGGAGGGATGCCTGGAGGCCGCGGTCGACTACGCGCAGAAGCGGACCGTGTTCGGGGCGGCGCTGAGCACCCGGCAGAACGCGCAGTTCACGCTGGCCCGGATGCGGGCGCGCGTGCACACCGCGCGGCTGGCCTGGCACCATGCGGCCCGGCTGCGGGACGCCGGCAGACCGTTCGCCGAGGCGGCGGCGATCGCGAAGCTCGTCTCCGGCGAGGCGGCGATGGACAACGCCCGCGACGCCACGCAGATCTTCGGCGGCAACGGCTTCATGAACGAGTATCCGGTGGCGCGACACTACCGCGACTCGAAGATCCTCGAGATCGGCGAGGGCACCACCGAGGTGCAGCTGCTCGTGATCGCGCGGGCGCTGGGACTCGCGGGGTAG
- a CDS encoding MaoC family dehydratase yields MTDIVQRGLYYEEFEVGARYLHRPGRTATEADNVLFTTLTMNTQALHLDAAFAETQQPFGQRLMNSMWTLSTMVGSSVAQLTQGTLVAQLGLGDIAFPHPLFPGDTLYTESVITEKRLSSSRPGQGICTIAHTGRNQDGTVVATATRTVLVRCMPEGE; encoded by the coding sequence ATGACCGACATCGTCCAGCGCGGGCTGTACTACGAGGAGTTCGAGGTCGGCGCCCGGTACCTGCACCGGCCGGGCCGCACCGCGACCGAAGCCGACAACGTGCTGTTCACCACGCTCACGATGAACACGCAGGCGCTGCACCTGGACGCCGCGTTCGCCGAGACGCAGCAGCCGTTCGGGCAGCGCCTGATGAACTCGATGTGGACGCTGTCGACGATGGTGGGCTCGTCGGTGGCGCAGCTGACGCAGGGCACCCTGGTCGCGCAGCTGGGGCTGGGGGACATCGCGTTCCCGCATCCGCTGTTCCCCGGCGACACGCTGTACACCGAGAGCGTCATCACCGAGAAGCGGCTGTCGTCCTCACGCCCGGGGCAGGGGATCTGCACGATCGCGCACACCGGGCGCAATCAGGACGGCACGGTGGTCGCCACCGCGACCCGGACCGTCCTCGTGCGCTGCATGCCGGAAGGGGAATGA
- a CDS encoding histidine phosphatase family protein: MTLLTLVRHGQTDWNLARRIQGSTDIPLNDTGRADAHAAAAVLAELRPDAIYASPLMRARETAQIIAGALGLPEPGVTRGLREREFGDGEGMLVADYLARYGDWHAEVPGAETMAQVRDRALDSLERIVRASRRRSAPRAESIVVVSHGGVIRALLQHVSGGTLPREGDVLRNGSVHRFLAERGTLRLLDDVPVQAVAAADTAVVTAETVEA, encoded by the coding sequence GTGACCCTTCTCACCCTCGTCCGCCACGGTCAGACCGACTGGAACCTCGCGCGCCGCATCCAGGGCTCGACCGACATCCCGCTGAACGACACCGGGCGTGCCGATGCGCACGCCGCCGCGGCAGTGCTCGCAGAGCTGCGGCCGGACGCCATCTACGCCAGCCCGCTGATGCGCGCGCGGGAGACCGCGCAGATCATCGCAGGCGCGCTGGGGCTGCCCGAACCCGGGGTGACCCGGGGGCTGCGGGAGCGCGAGTTCGGCGACGGCGAGGGGATGCTGGTCGCCGACTACCTCGCCCGGTACGGCGACTGGCACGCCGAGGTTCCCGGTGCGGAGACGATGGCACAGGTGCGCGACCGCGCCCTGGACTCGCTCGAGCGCATCGTGCGCGCATCACGTCGGCGTTCCGCACCCCGGGCCGAGTCCATCGTCGTGGTGAGCCACGGCGGCGTCATTCGCGCCCTCCTCCAGCACGTGTCGGGCGGAACGCTGCCCCGAGAGGGCGACGTGCTGCGCAACGGCTCGGTGCACCGCTTCCTCGCGGAGCGCGGAACGCTGCGCCTGCTCGACGATGTGCCGGTGCAGGCCGTCGCCGCGGCGGACACCGCCGTCGTCACGGCGGAGACCGTCGAAGCCTGA